The following are from one region of the Streptomyces changanensis genome:
- a CDS encoding STAS domain-containing protein, whose amino-acid sequence MTDDLTLTTTHTDGHLAALHVRGEIDIHTAPALRTGALDVIARGHPHLILDLTGVTFCDSSGFNALIGVMRCTMAANGSLTLAAVPDRLSRMLDLTGLSTVMPSYPSTEAAMNARPTATPEPA is encoded by the coding sequence GTGACCGACGACCTCACCCTCACCACCACCCACACCGACGGACACCTGGCGGCCCTCCACGTCAGGGGAGAGATCGACATACACACCGCTCCTGCCCTCCGCACAGGAGCACTGGACGTCATCGCCCGAGGACATCCGCACCTGATACTGGACCTGACCGGGGTCACCTTCTGCGACTCCTCCGGCTTCAACGCCCTGATCGGCGTCATGCGCTGCACGATGGCCGCAAACGGCTCCCTGACCCTGGCCGCAGTCCCCGACCGCCTGTCCCGAATGCTCGATCTCACCGGCCTGAGCACCGTCATGCCGTCCTACCCCAGCACCGAGGCCGCGATGAACGCCCGCCCCACTGCCACGCCCGAGCCCGCCTGA
- a CDS encoding S8 family peptidase: MFPLVVVERCRTVDRNVAGPAMSATPADRSPSVFLAATVHIIEVNGTEATEEAVTRRAQEMIATHGGELRRVYSAASQAFSVSLTEEQKISYYKDPRVDSITSDRVYRVAGKQQPVRGTGTARAALGGIQLSLPSWGLDRMDQRDLPLDGVHRMPHGTGTGVDIYVVDTGVRVAHREFWGRRAHGAYDAIERRPGGESDCNGHGTASAAIAAGLWTGVAKGATVQSVRAFGCDGTGTLEHIMSAVDWITAHADGPSVVNLGFSGEPGSVLDLQLYQMTGKGIAYTAAAGNGDASGNGIESCETTPARQTTAITVAATGRDDRRPAWSNHGYCVHLFAPGTDITTAGARSDGSYVKLTGTSAATAEVTGAAAVHLARHPDTTPVELDQALTAVATRDHVRDAGPESRNLLLYTGPSDNTREGDRR; this comes from the coding sequence GTGTTTCCCCTGGTCGTCGTCGAGCGCTGCCGCACCGTCGACCGCAACGTCGCCGGCCCGGCCATGTCCGCCACCCCGGCCGACCGCTCACCGTCCGTGTTCTTGGCCGCCACCGTCCACATCATCGAGGTCAACGGCACCGAGGCCACCGAGGAGGCGGTCACCCGGCGGGCTCAGGAGATGATCGCCACTCACGGCGGCGAACTGCGGCGGGTGTACTCCGCCGCTTCCCAGGCATTCTCCGTCTCGCTCACCGAAGAACAGAAGATCTCCTACTACAAGGACCCCCGAGTCGACTCGATCACCAGTGACCGTGTCTACCGGGTCGCAGGAAAGCAGCAGCCCGTCCGGGGGACGGGCACCGCACGGGCGGCGCTCGGCGGCATTCAGCTGTCACTGCCCTCATGGGGCCTGGACCGCATGGATCAGCGCGACCTGCCCCTTGACGGCGTCCACCGCATGCCGCACGGAACCGGCACGGGAGTGGACATCTACGTCGTCGACACCGGGGTCCGTGTCGCGCACCGGGAGTTCTGGGGCCGCCGGGCACACGGTGCGTACGACGCCATCGAGCGGCGCCCGGGCGGGGAAAGCGACTGTAACGGCCACGGGACCGCCTCCGCGGCCATCGCCGCCGGTCTGTGGACCGGCGTCGCCAAGGGCGCCACCGTGCAGTCGGTGCGCGCCTTCGGCTGCGACGGCACCGGCACGCTGGAACACATCATGTCCGCGGTCGACTGGATCACCGCCCACGCCGACGGCCCTTCCGTCGTCAACCTCGGCTTCTCCGGCGAGCCGGGTTCGGTGCTCGACCTCCAGCTCTACCAGATGACCGGCAAGGGCATCGCCTACACCGCCGCGGCGGGCAACGGCGACGCGTCGGGCAACGGGATCGAGTCCTGCGAGACGACCCCTGCCCGACAGACCACCGCCATCACCGTCGCCGCCACCGGCCGCGACGACAGGCGCCCGGCCTGGTCCAACCACGGTTACTGCGTGCACCTGTTCGCACCCGGCACCGACATCACCACCGCCGGCGCGCGCAGCGACGGCTCCTACGTCAAGCTGACCGGCACCTCCGCGGCCACCGCCGAGGTGACCGGCGCCGCGGCTGTGCACTTGGCCCGCCACCCCGACACGACGCCGGTCGAACTGGACCAGGCGCTCACGGCCGTCGCCACCCGGGACCACGTGCGCGACGCGGGCCCGGAGTCCCGGAACCTGCTGCTGTACACCGGACCCTCCGACAACACGCGAGAAGGTGACCGGCGGTGA
- the dapA gene encoding 4-hydroxy-tetrahydrodipicolinate synthase, producing the protein MNPEANLTGLFVPLVTPFTDDLRLAPDALACLAGEALAAGARGLVALGTTAEAATLTTEEKQAVVRICSAACRAHGAPLIVGVGTNDTAAAITTLRELAQSGDVTAALVPTPPYTRPGEAGTLAHFTALAEHGGLPLVVYDIPYRTGQSLSTGTLNVLGHLPEVVGVKYATGAIDAAAMELLGSSTPDFAVLGGDDAVISPLLAAGARGGILASANVRTADFAELISLWQRDATGQARRLGTELARLSAALFAEPNPTVIKGVLHAQGRIPSPAVRLPLLAASADSVRRAADLSATRTHQAHQTHQGTAA; encoded by the coding sequence ATGAACCCCGAAGCGAATCTCACCGGCCTGTTCGTCCCCTTGGTGACCCCGTTCACCGATGACCTGCGCCTCGCCCCGGACGCGCTCGCCTGCCTCGCCGGCGAGGCGCTGGCGGCCGGCGCTCGGGGACTCGTCGCCCTGGGCACCACCGCGGAGGCGGCCACGCTGACCACCGAGGAGAAGCAGGCGGTGGTCCGCATCTGCTCGGCCGCCTGCCGGGCACACGGAGCTCCGCTGATCGTCGGCGTCGGCACCAACGACACCGCCGCCGCCATCACGACGCTGCGGGAGCTCGCTCAGAGCGGTGACGTCACCGCGGCGCTGGTTCCCACGCCGCCCTACACCCGGCCCGGCGAGGCGGGAACGCTGGCGCACTTCACGGCACTCGCCGAACACGGGGGCCTGCCGCTGGTCGTCTACGACATCCCGTACCGCACCGGTCAGTCGCTCAGCACCGGCACTCTGAACGTGCTCGGGCACCTACCGGAGGTCGTCGGGGTCAAGTACGCGACCGGTGCGATCGACGCGGCCGCGATGGAACTGCTCGGCTCGTCGACACCGGACTTCGCGGTGCTCGGCGGCGATGACGCCGTCATCTCACCGCTGCTCGCGGCGGGCGCCCGCGGCGGCATCCTGGCGTCGGCCAATGTCCGCACCGCTGACTTCGCCGAGCTGATCTCGCTGTGGCAGCGCGACGCCACCGGACAGGCCCGCAGGCTGGGAACGGAGCTGGCCCGGCTGTCCGCCGCGCTCTTCGCCGAGCCGAACCCGACCGTGATCAAGGGGGTGCTGCACGCGCAGGGCCGTATCCCCAGCCCGGCCGTCCGGCTGCCGCTGCTGGCCGCCTCCGCTGATTCGGTCCGGCGAGCGGCGGACCTGTCCGCCACCAGGACCCACCAAGCCCACCAAACCCACCAAGGGACCGCGGCCTGA
- a CDS encoding PP2C family protein-serine/threonine phosphatase: protein MSGTPEASPGEPRLRRVPPAEVEAARMEAVRRYDILDTPPDGAFDRVAAMAARLFDVPVASVTIVDADRIWFKAVHGLEGVAQIGRDPGLCGSAILRDDALVIPDTLSDPTARTNPLVTGPLGVRFYAAAPIITADGHRLGTVNILDTTPRLITEADTETLADLAAVVLDAMELRLSGLRLLREEQERRKAEEAARTRAERDTEAITAFATTLQRTLLPPALPTVPGLELACHYQTDSPRDVGGDFYDVFSLGGQRWAFFLGDVCGKGAEAAAVTSLTRYTLRAAAQHHDDPTEVLNALNSALLLDPSMGSRYCTCVFGTLQPAPGGGFTVTVAMGGHPPAFHLQHGDDGAMAVNGIRPSGGMLVGALEGARFASHTFHLAPGHGLLLYTDGLTEARLPDGTMLGEEGVAAFLTTRTTPDAGRLIEDTIALIMDLPTGTGDDVALLALSVPLAPATDQTAAASTARTLATPGAGAARADQER, encoded by the coding sequence ATGTCAGGTACCCCCGAGGCTTCGCCGGGTGAGCCGCGGCTGAGGCGGGTACCGCCGGCCGAGGTGGAGGCGGCGCGGATGGAGGCGGTGCGCCGCTACGACATCCTGGATACTCCGCCCGACGGGGCTTTCGACCGGGTCGCGGCGATGGCCGCCCGCCTGTTCGACGTTCCCGTGGCCAGCGTGACGATCGTCGATGCCGACCGGATCTGGTTCAAGGCCGTTCACGGCCTGGAAGGGGTCGCGCAGATCGGCCGGGACCCTGGCCTGTGCGGGTCGGCGATCCTCCGCGATGACGCGCTGGTGATCCCCGACACCCTCAGCGATCCGACCGCCCGCACCAATCCGCTGGTCACCGGTCCTTTGGGGGTGCGGTTCTACGCGGCGGCGCCGATCATCACCGCCGACGGCCACCGGCTGGGCACAGTCAACATCCTGGACACCACACCGCGTCTGATCACCGAGGCCGACACCGAAACCCTGGCCGACCTGGCCGCGGTGGTTCTGGACGCCATGGAGTTGCGGCTTTCGGGCCTGCGGCTGCTACGCGAGGAACAGGAGCGCCGCAAGGCGGAGGAGGCGGCGCGGACGCGGGCCGAGCGGGATACGGAGGCGATCACCGCGTTCGCCACCACCCTCCAGCGCACCCTGTTGCCTCCCGCGCTGCCGACGGTTCCGGGGCTCGAGCTGGCCTGCCACTACCAGACCGACTCGCCCCGGGACGTCGGCGGTGACTTCTACGACGTCTTCTCCCTGGGCGGACAGCGCTGGGCGTTCTTCCTCGGGGACGTGTGCGGCAAGGGCGCCGAAGCCGCCGCCGTCACCTCGCTGACCCGCTACACCCTGCGCGCAGCCGCCCAGCACCACGACGATCCCACCGAAGTACTCAACGCCCTCAACAGCGCCCTGCTCCTCGATCCCTCGATGGGCAGCCGGTACTGCACCTGCGTCTTCGGCACCCTGCAGCCCGCCCCGGGCGGCGGTTTCACCGTGACCGTGGCCATGGGAGGCCATCCTCCCGCCTTCCACCTGCAGCACGGGGATGACGGCGCGATGGCGGTGAACGGGATACGGCCCAGCGGGGGCATGCTCGTGGGCGCACTGGAAGGCGCCCGGTTCGCCTCCCACACCTTCCACCTCGCCCCGGGCCACGGCCTGCTGCTCTACACCGACGGGCTCACCGAGGCCCGCCTGCCGGACGGGACCATGCTCGGTGAGGAAGGCGTGGCCGCCTTCCTCACCACCCGCACCACCCCGGACGCCGGCCGCCTGATCGAAGACACCATCGCCCTCATCATGGACCTGCCCACCGGGACCGGTGACGACGTCGCCCTGCTCGCGCTGTCCGTACCCCTGGCACCGGCCACCGACCAGACGGCCGCCGCATCGACGGCCCGCACCCTGGCCACGCCCGGCGCCGGCGCCGCCCGCGCCGACCAGGAGCGCTGA